A genomic segment from Thermococcus sp. M39 encodes:
- a CDS encoding PqqD family protein produces MTVQHIKLNDGWIITEDGFIVHLVKGEVYKLNHVGKKILQLIMEGKSENEICDIISKEYSVDSKRVKSEFRKFITSLEDIGIVKVEKDE; encoded by the coding sequence ATGACTGTTCAGCATATTAAACTAAATGATGGGTGGATAATTACCGAAGATGGATTCATAGTACATTTAGTGAAAGGAGAGGTATATAAGCTTAATCATGTTGGCAAGAAGATATTACAACTGATAATGGAAGGCAAAAGCGAAAATGAGATATGCGACATAATTTCAAAAGAATACTCTGTTGATTCTAAACGAGTAAAGAGCGAATTTAGAAAATTCATAACCTCTCTAGAAGATATCGGGATAGTAAAGGTGGAGAAAGATGAATAA
- a CDS encoding ABC transporter permease: protein MRQIKQAWIITKTTFKNWIRYPENIFGMFLYLGIVAVVGYAFSLSKGILSINAVPYYTVGLLIYSILSQQNGVYIQFGIWKEDILSKPIKPDIFLFGTFFGGLLTTSLPSIMLFMFVFIIYKNAFVIINPVILGLALILGILSAVGVSYIFASLGLRFRPEGMVVTIVTFLISILSGIMIPIYALPEKVRVLSYLIPYTWAIDLFRYSLLGTETILPTNDELKYLLLSVLVTIVLGKLYLHYTINAIRKKKVIIR, encoded by the coding sequence ATGAGGCAGATAAAACAGGCATGGATTATAACTAAAACAACGTTTAAGAATTGGATACGCTATCCCGAGAACATCTTTGGAATGTTTTTATATTTGGGTATCGTGGCTGTGGTTGGTTATGCTTTTTCATTATCTAAAGGAATATTAAGTATCAATGCCGTTCCTTATTATACGGTGGGGCTTTTGATATATTCCATACTCAGCCAGCAAAATGGTGTTTATATCCAGTTTGGAATCTGGAAAGAGGATATTTTATCAAAACCAATAAAACCGGATATATTTTTATTTGGCACTTTCTTTGGAGGATTGCTGACAACATCCTTGCCATCAATTATGCTCTTTATGTTTGTGTTCATCATTTATAAGAATGCGTTTGTAATAATAAACCCTGTAATATTAGGGTTAGCACTAATTTTAGGGATTCTGAGTGCTGTTGGGGTAAGCTATATCTTTGCGTCCCTTGGTTTGAGATTTCGTCCAGAAGGGATGGTGGTGACAATAGTGACATTTCTAATTTCAATCCTCTCTGGCATAATGATCCCCATTTATGCTCTTCCCGAAAAAGTGAGAGTACTCTCCTATCTGATTCCCTATACCTGGGCGATAGATTTGTTTAGATACTCTCTCTTAGGCACAGAAACAATTCTACCCACTAATGACGAACTCAAGTACTTACTCTTGAGTGTGCTGGTAACTATAGTTCTCGGAAAGCTCTATCTTCATTACACAATAAATGCAATAAGGAAGAAGAAGGTGATAATAAGATGA
- a CDS encoding ABC transporter ATP-binding protein: MIAFEDVHISYGKNEVIKGISFEINEGEIFGIIGHNGAGKTTLLRAMVGIIAPDKGKVLVNDVNPLKEKPKVAMLFETTKGQSFLRLTPVEDLEFYSALYGVEVDKERIHEILKIVGLYSAKDKKLYTFSRGMWQRQFLARVLLPDFPIIVLDEPWLGLDVSAQRETVELLKKLKKMGKTIVLTAHEMPLIERVCDRIMLINKGKKVIEGSVKELLDRLEWKYEVSIVGDVESLNPIKRDGKLIFYVKDLKEFLQKLNFSRIDEIDVKPISLEEAYLKLLGDKND; this comes from the coding sequence ATGATAGCCTTTGAGGATGTTCACATTTCCTATGGGAAAAATGAGGTCATCAAGGGCATAAGCTTTGAGATTAATGAAGGGGAAATCTTCGGCATCATAGGACATAACGGCGCTGGTAAAACGACACTCTTAAGGGCAATGGTTGGGATAATAGCTCCAGATAAAGGAAAAGTACTTGTTAACGACGTTAATCCACTTAAAGAAAAGCCAAAAGTGGCAATGCTCTTTGAAACTACAAAAGGGCAGAGCTTTCTTCGCTTAACTCCAGTTGAGGACTTGGAGTTTTACTCTGCACTCTATGGCGTTGAGGTTGACAAAGAGAGAATTCACGAGATACTAAAAATCGTCGGATTATACAGTGCTAAAGATAAGAAGCTTTACACTTTCAGCAGAGGAATGTGGCAGCGACAATTTCTTGCGAGAGTTTTGCTTCCAGACTTTCCAATAATAGTCTTGGATGAGCCTTGGCTTGGCTTAGATGTTTCGGCACAAAGAGAAACGGTGGAACTTCTCAAAAAGCTCAAGAAGATGGGAAAAACGATAGTCTTGACGGCTCACGAGATGCCACTCATTGAGAGAGTCTGCGACAGAATAATGCTCATCAACAAAGGAAAGAAAGTCATTGAAGGAAGTGTTAAAGAGCTTTTAGATAGACTGGAATGGAAGTATGAAGTTTCCATAGTTGGGGACGTTGAGAGTTTAAATCCAATCAAAAGGGATGGAAAGCTTATATTCTATGTTAAAGATTTAAAAGAGTTCCTTCAAAAGTTAAATTTTTCAAGAATTGATGAGATTGATGTTAAACCAATTTCACTAGAAGAAGCTTATTTAAAGCTCTTAGGTGATAAAAATGATTGA
- a CDS encoding ABC transporter ATP-binding protein, giving the protein MIEAQNVEKFYEFGKVKALKGINLTFEDSKFYIVAGASGSGKTTLLNILTGIDKPTKGRILVDGRDITEMKEKDLRRYRLENFGIIFQFFYLVPYLTGLENVLLPMKYSKKIKNPEERALRLLKLVNAEHLRDKTPSQMSGGEMQRIAIARALANKPKYLFADEPTANLDWENKVRIWHLLRKINEEEGVTVIASTHEREFFEFADVLIILKDGEVHEIKSNSKKA; this is encoded by the coding sequence ATGATTGAGGCTCAAAACGTTGAGAAGTTTTATGAGTTTGGTAAGGTCAAAGCTCTTAAGGGTATCAACTTAACCTTTGAGGATAGCAAGTTTTACATAGTCGCTGGAGCTTCTGGGAGTGGAAAAACGACTTTGCTTAATATTTTGACGGGCATTGACAAGCCTACAAAGGGCAGAATTCTTGTGGATGGAAGGGACATCACGGAGATGAAAGAAAAAGATCTCAGACGCTACCGTCTTGAGAACTTCGGCATAATCTTCCAGTTCTTTTACTTAGTGCCATATTTAACGGGCTTGGAGAATGTTTTACTGCCGATGAAGTACTCCAAGAAGATCAAAAATCCAGAAGAGAGAGCGTTAAGATTGCTGAAGCTTGTAAACGCCGAGCATTTGAGGGACAAGACACCGTCTCAAATGAGCGGTGGCGAAATGCAGAGGATTGCGATAGCAAGGGCTTTAGCAAATAAGCCTAAATACCTCTTTGCAGATGAGCCAACGGCAAACTTGGACTGGGAGAACAAAGTGAGAATCTGGCATTTATTGAGGAAAATAAACGAGGAAGAGGGTGTTACAGTTATAGCTTCAACCCACGAGAGGGAGTTTTTTGAGTTTGCGGACGTTCTGATAATCCTTAAGGATGGTGAAGTGCATGAAATTAAGAGCAACTCTAAGAAAGCTTAA
- a CDS encoding ABC transporter permease, producing MKLRATLRKLKHENKKAVIVFLAFLFVSLGFNFALSGIGSISRAVEDFAKLGNVELEVEGVSVEDLSKFGEVINYVYFNDTKIEFNGKKYRAVVGYGEFKSLHVKTPEDGVVVLAFPEVKKGDKIKINGKEYGVKGSYYYFSGIPFVLVNEKGQYLYVLMRCNDTEALASFLMKNARVRYFFIYNEGEMPYMDALKNIKKFVMSFFYLLLGASLAVIVLVTITHVKGSVREVGVLKALGIPDSFISTLFVGDFLLIALVAYLIGIPLGINLGCFYIASRFPIPTSPDYIYPLKFDIFILLGITLILSLPYLYVSRLKIIEALRFTPRKSHPLRFFATFFIIFLATSSAYFGIKGVENLISFNYSYNLMVWGDPAKITQLPGEKAGYLSGQKVDRMTTEVYFFDYKSIFEKTLIAGRWFEKPDEAVIEKGLAKKLDLKVGDTIKVQILGEWREYKIVGISNMNFYDFKAVFLPKVPFVPDKVAFLNVENPEGLKEKYEKLGLSAVTMEDLKRRMESNLMIFKTAVYGVIGIILFISVFALFALIYLEIESNEKVYATLKAVGIPNSHVWKEFLKNALPSLIASSLLALPISLKIGGYIGNLVLPVEFSINDLAKVVPLLLVLYLLYGIFIVLLTNRALNKLDVVKALRS from the coding sequence ATGAAATTAAGAGCAACTCTAAGAAAGCTTAAGCATGAAAATAAAAAAGCAGTGATTGTATTTCTGGCATTTCTCTTTGTAAGCCTCGGCTTTAACTTTGCCCTTTCGGGAATTGGTAGCATAAGCAGGGCTGTTGAGGATTTTGCCAAGCTGGGGAATGTGGAGCTCGAAGTTGAAGGGGTCAGCGTTGAGGACTTAAGTAAATTTGGTGAGGTTATAAACTATGTCTACTTCAATGATACAAAAATTGAGTTTAACGGGAAGAAATACAGAGCGGTAGTAGGTTACGGTGAGTTTAAGTCCCTCCACGTAAAAACGCCCGAAGATGGTGTCGTTGTCTTGGCGTTTCCAGAGGTGAAGAAAGGTGACAAAATTAAAATCAACGGTAAAGAATATGGGGTTAAAGGTTCGTACTACTACTTTTCGGGCATTCCGTTCGTGCTGGTAAATGAAAAAGGCCAATATCTTTATGTTCTCATGCGTTGCAATGACACGGAAGCTTTGGCAAGTTTCTTAATGAAGAATGCGAGGGTTAGGTACTTCTTCATCTATAATGAGGGTGAGATGCCATATATGGACGCTTTAAAGAACATTAAAAAATTTGTCATGAGCTTTTTCTACCTCCTCCTCGGCGCTTCTCTGGCTGTGATTGTGTTGGTCACGATAACCCATGTCAAAGGGAGCGTTAGAGAAGTCGGAGTTCTAAAAGCGCTCGGCATTCCAGATTCGTTCATATCTACCCTTTTCGTTGGTGATTTTCTCCTCATTGCTTTGGTTGCTTATTTGATTGGAATTCCACTCGGAATAAATCTCGGCTGTTTCTACATAGCCTCAAGGTTCCCAATCCCAACGAGTCCGGACTACATTTATCCGCTGAAGTTCGACATCTTCATTCTGCTCGGCATAACTCTAATTCTCTCACTTCCCTATCTCTACGTTTCAAGGTTAAAAATCATCGAAGCCCTTCGCTTTACGCCAAGGAAGAGCCATCCGCTTAGGTTCTTTGCGACCTTCTTCATTATCTTCCTCGCCACTTCCTCTGCATACTTTGGCATTAAGGGTGTTGAGAACCTAATCAGTTTCAACTATTCCTACAACCTCATGGTCTGGGGTGATCCCGCAAAAATCACCCAACTTCCTGGCGAAAAAGCTGGCTATTTGAGTGGGCAAAAAGTCGATAGAATGACCACAGAAGTTTACTTCTTCGACTACAAAAGCATCTTCGAGAAAACGCTCATCGCCGGCAGATGGTTTGAGAAGCCAGATGAGGCTGTTATCGAAAAGGGCTTAGCCAAAAAGCTGGACCTAAAGGTCGGTGATACAATTAAAGTTCAGATCCTTGGAGAGTGGAGGGAATATAAGATTGTTGGCATAAGCAACATGAACTTCTACGACTTCAAGGCAGTGTTCCTGCCGAAAGTTCCCTTCGTTCCCGATAAAGTTGCCTTCTTAAACGTGGAGAACCCAGAAGGGCTGAAGGAGAAATATGAGAAGCTCGGCCTGAGTGCTGTCACAATGGAAGATTTAAAGAGGCGGATGGAGAGCAATCTAATGATTTTCAAGACCGCAGTCTATGGAGTAATTGGAATAATTTTATTTATAAGCGTCTTTGCTCTCTTTGCTTTAATTTACCTTGAAATCGAGAGCAACGAGAAGGTTTACGCAACGCTCAAAGCTGTTGGGATTCCAAACTCTCACGTTTGGAAGGAGTTCCTCAAGAATGCTCTGCCTTCCCTAATTGCCAGTTCACTCCTAGCTCTGCCAATAAGCCTCAAGATTGGAGGATATATTGGTAACTTAGTTTTGCCAGTAGAATTCAGCATAAATGATTTAGCCAAAGTGGTACCGCTGTTGTTGGTGCTCTACTTACTCTATGGGATTTTCATAGTTTTGCTGACAAACAGAGCATTGAACAAGCTCGACGTTGTTAAAGCATTGAGGAGTTAA
- the carB gene encoding carbamoyl-phosphate synthase (glutamine-hydrolyzing) large subunit — protein sequence MMLMVSKVLILGSGAIKIGEAAEFDYSGSQALKALKEEGIETILVNPNVATIQTSHEMADKVYLLPLDVKFVEEVIKKERPDGILLGFGGQSALSLGVALHESGILDKYGVKVLGTPIEGIKKALDREKFRETMIKAGLPIPPSGAAKSVEEAIEIAEKIGFPVIVRVSFNLGGRGSFVAWNKEEFENYIIRAFAQSEIGEVLVEKYLYHWKEIEFEVVRDKNGNAVAVACLENFDPMGVHTGDSIVVAPSQTLTNREYQILRSAAIKVAEAIGLVGECNVQLALNPKSEEFYVIETNPRMSRSSALASKVTGYPLAYIAAKLALGYTLDELLNGVTGVTTAAFEPSLDYVVVKVPRWDLEKFENANKRINSEMKSIGEVMAIGRNLHEAFQKAIRMVDIGDELIGEYYERDEPLEEVMKRIRNYEPYMPMHIAKALKLGASVDEIYEITGIDRFYLYIIEDLVRVAEELKKNPTEELISEAKKLGFSDKQIERLVGKRLKESKKKPKIFVKQIDTLAGEFPAKTNYLYMTYDAQENDIPHTENPKVLVLGAGVFRIGVSVEFDWAVVNFANSAKKRGYEVIVLNYNPETVSTDWDINDKLYFEEITLERVLDIYKFEKPEGVIAFAGGQLANSLAKKLEQNGVRLLGTRGTSVDVAENRVKFSKLLEDLGIKQPPWTAAKSLREVLKFAEEVGYPVMIRPSYVLSGTAMKVAYNEKELREYLSLAAKVSPEHPVVVSKFLDAMEAEIDAVSDGRRVVGVTLEHVEKAGVHSGDATMVTPYRYLKSKQVKKMQEIALELALALGIRGPFNIQFLVNDDVYVLELNLRTSRSMPFSSKARGVNLMELAAQAVFDGKLSIGEEYKYYEIPPKAFAVKSPQFSWSQLQNAYPFLGPEMRSTGEVAALGSEFEDALLKSWLSVKPNRMPEKSVLIYGYGREKDKLSETAKILESLGYEVFTLEDALSIGNPISKEKAVALMKNSKIDLVMTSDYAKDRDYKVRRTAVDLNVPIVLDANLAYELSKALAWAKENEFEIKELSEYYGIKVLVNTSFLKEPIKSPNL from the coding sequence GTGATGCTCATGGTTTCTAAAGTCTTAATTTTGGGTTCTGGTGCAATAAAGATTGGAGAGGCTGCTGAATTCGACTACAGCGGAAGTCAAGCACTAAAAGCCCTAAAGGAAGAAGGCATTGAAACTATCTTAGTAAACCCAAACGTTGCTACAATCCAGACTAGCCATGAGATGGCTGACAAAGTTTACCTCCTTCCTCTAGATGTCAAATTTGTTGAGGAAGTTATAAAGAAAGAGAGGCCAGATGGAATTTTGTTAGGTTTTGGTGGGCAAAGTGCCTTATCTTTGGGTGTGGCATTACATGAAAGCGGAATTTTGGATAAATACGGTGTTAAAGTCCTTGGCACACCCATAGAGGGCATAAAGAAAGCCCTGGATAGAGAAAAGTTTAGAGAGACAATGATAAAAGCCGGTCTCCCAATACCACCAAGCGGAGCGGCTAAAAGCGTTGAAGAAGCAATTGAAATAGCGGAGAAGATTGGCTTCCCCGTCATCGTTAGGGTGAGCTTCAACCTCGGCGGTAGAGGTTCTTTCGTTGCGTGGAATAAGGAAGAGTTTGAAAACTATATAATTAGGGCTTTCGCTCAGAGTGAGATCGGCGAGGTTTTGGTCGAGAAATATCTCTATCATTGGAAGGAGATAGAGTTTGAAGTTGTGAGGGATAAAAACGGAAATGCTGTTGCCGTTGCATGCTTAGAGAACTTTGACCCGATGGGAGTTCATACTGGAGATTCCATAGTTGTTGCTCCTTCTCAAACTCTCACCAATAGGGAGTATCAAATCCTAAGGAGCGCGGCAATAAAGGTCGCTGAAGCAATAGGTTTAGTTGGCGAGTGTAATGTTCAGCTAGCCTTAAATCCAAAATCAGAGGAATTCTATGTTATTGAGACAAATCCAAGGATGAGCCGCTCATCTGCGTTAGCGAGCAAGGTAACGGGTTATCCTTTAGCCTACATAGCGGCAAAGCTTGCTTTGGGCTATACCTTAGATGAGCTCTTGAATGGTGTAACTGGAGTTACCACAGCGGCTTTTGAGCCAAGCCTAGACTATGTTGTCGTTAAAGTCCCGAGATGGGACTTAGAGAAGTTTGAGAACGCAAACAAGAGGATAAATTCAGAGATGAAGAGCATTGGAGAAGTTATGGCAATAGGACGAAACTTGCATGAGGCATTCCAAAAGGCAATTAGAATGGTTGATATCGGGGATGAACTGATTGGTGAATATTACGAAAGGGATGAGCCCTTGGAAGAGGTCATGAAGAGAATAAGGAACTATGAACCTTATATGCCAATGCACATAGCTAAAGCATTAAAGCTTGGGGCAAGTGTTGATGAGATTTATGAAATCACTGGAATAGACCGCTTTTATCTCTATATAATCGAAGACCTTGTTAGAGTGGCGGAAGAACTGAAGAAGAACCCAACTGAAGAGCTTATAAGTGAAGCGAAGAAGCTCGGCTTCAGCGATAAGCAAATAGAGAGGTTAGTGGGTAAGAGGTTAAAGGAATCCAAGAAGAAACCAAAAATATTCGTGAAGCAGATTGACACTCTGGCTGGAGAATTCCCTGCAAAGACAAATTATCTGTACATGACCTATGATGCTCAAGAAAACGACATCCCTCACACGGAAAATCCGAAAGTTTTGGTTTTGGGTGCCGGAGTCTTTAGGATAGGTGTTAGCGTTGAGTTTGATTGGGCAGTTGTGAATTTCGCAAATTCAGCAAAGAAGAGGGGCTATGAGGTTATCGTGCTTAATTATAACCCCGAAACAGTTTCAACAGACTGGGACATTAATGATAAGCTCTATTTCGAGGAGATAACCCTTGAGAGAGTTTTGGACATCTACAAGTTTGAGAAGCCTGAAGGTGTCATTGCCTTTGCTGGCGGACAGTTGGCTAATTCCTTGGCTAAAAAGCTTGAGCAGAATGGAGTTAGGCTTTTGGGAACGAGAGGAACGAGTGTTGATGTAGCTGAAAACAGGGTGAAGTTCTCCAAACTCCTTGAAGATTTGGGAATAAAGCAGCCTCCCTGGACAGCTGCGAAAAGCCTTAGAGAGGTTTTAAAGTTCGCTGAGGAAGTTGGGTATCCGGTTATGATAAGGCCAAGCTACGTTTTGAGCGGAACTGCAATGAAAGTCGCCTACAATGAGAAAGAGCTGAGAGAATACCTCTCCTTAGCGGCAAAGGTATCTCCGGAGCACCCAGTAGTGGTTTCAAAATTCTTAGATGCTATGGAAGCTGAGATAGATGCTGTGTCAGATGGAAGGAGGGTTGTCGGCGTTACTCTGGAGCACGTAGAAAAAGCTGGTGTTCACAGTGGAGACGCTACGATGGTGACACCTTACCGCTATCTAAAATCCAAGCAAGTTAAAAAGATGCAGGAAATCGCTTTAGAGCTTGCTTTGGCTTTAGGAATTAGAGGGCCGTTCAACATACAGTTCTTGGTAAACGATGACGTCTATGTCCTTGAGCTAAACTTAAGAACGAGCAGATCAATGCCATTCTCAAGCAAGGCAAGAGGCGTAAATTTAATGGAGCTAGCGGCTCAGGCAGTATTTGATGGAAAGCTCTCAATTGGTGAGGAATACAAATACTATGAGATACCTCCAAAGGCTTTCGCTGTGAAAAGTCCACAGTTCTCGTGGTCTCAGCTTCAAAACGCTTATCCATTCTTAGGCCCGGAAATGCGCTCCACGGGAGAAGTTGCCGCTCTCGGTAGCGAATTCGAGGATGCACTGCTTAAGAGCTGGCTCTCAGTGAAGCCGAACAGAATGCCCGAAAAGAGTGTATTGATTTATGGTTACGGAAGAGAAAAAGATAAGCTAAGCGAAACAGCTAAGATTCTTGAATCTCTCGGCTACGAAGTATTTACGCTTGAAGATGCTCTAAGCATCGGAAACCCCATAAGCAAAGAAAAGGCAGTAGCGTTAATGAAAAACAGTAAGATTGACTTGGTGATGACCTCTGACTATGCAAAAGACAGAGATTACAAGGTAAGGAGAACTGCTGTTGATTTAAACGTCCCAATTGTTTTAGATGCAAACTTGGCTTATGAGCTTTCAAAAGCTCTTGCTTGGGCCAAAGAGAACGAGTTTGAAATTAAAGAGCTAAGCGAGTATTATGGGATAAAAGTCCTAGTAAATACTTCTTTCTTAAAGGAGCCTATCAAAAGTCCCAACCTCTAA
- the carA gene encoding glutamine-hydrolyzing carbamoyl-phosphate synthase small subunit → MKAYLLLEDGTIVEGKGFGAEGVKFGEVVFTTAMVGYPESLTDPSYKGQILVMTYPLIGNYGVPSKEIRENGIPLHYESDKIQVEGYVISKLMRPSHWASEMSLDEWLKKEGIPGIEGVDTRTLVKKIREKGVMMGALAVGDYEKEELEKIIEKVRKLSYDEANFVDKVTPKEIIIHEPKKADKTVVVVDCGVKYGILREFLKRGFNVIRIPYTYDPIKAFEEFNADGIFLSNGPGNPALLKTLIENTKAIIEYNVPTMGICLGSQILALADGAEIYKLKYGHRGINKPVKDLKTGKAFVTTQNHGYAVKPESLNEFRVWMINLDDKSVEGIYHPNKPIIATQFHPEASPGPLDSTWVFDLFAKLIKGDAHGF, encoded by the coding sequence GTGAAAGCTTATCTCTTATTAGAAGATGGAACCATTGTGGAGGGAAAAGGGTTCGGGGCCGAGGGAGTCAAGTTCGGAGAGGTGGTCTTTACAACAGCAATGGTCGGTTATCCAGAGTCATTAACGGATCCATCATACAAGGGACAAATTCTAGTCATGACTTATCCACTAATTGGAAACTACGGCGTGCCAAGTAAAGAAATTAGGGAAAATGGAATCCCTCTCCACTATGAGTCGGATAAAATTCAAGTTGAAGGTTACGTGATTTCAAAACTCATGCGACCAAGCCACTGGGCAAGCGAAATGAGCTTAGACGAGTGGCTCAAAAAAGAAGGAATTCCAGGGATAGAAGGCGTTGATACAAGGACATTAGTTAAGAAGATAAGGGAAAAAGGAGTTATGATGGGAGCTTTAGCCGTTGGTGATTATGAGAAGGAAGAGCTTGAAAAGATCATTGAGAAGGTCAGAAAGTTGAGTTATGATGAAGCAAATTTTGTCGATAAGGTGACTCCAAAAGAAATAATAATTCATGAACCTAAAAAAGCAGATAAGACCGTTGTTGTGGTTGATTGTGGGGTTAAGTATGGCATTCTGCGAGAATTCTTAAAGAGAGGCTTTAATGTCATAAGGATACCTTACACCTACGACCCAATAAAGGCCTTTGAGGAATTTAACGCCGATGGGATATTCCTAAGCAACGGTCCAGGGAACCCGGCTTTGCTGAAAACACTGATAGAGAATACCAAAGCCATAATTGAGTACAATGTCCCGACAATGGGAATATGCTTAGGCAGTCAAATACTAGCTTTAGCTGACGGTGCAGAGATTTACAAGCTTAAATACGGCCACAGAGGAATTAACAAGCCCGTAAAAGACTTAAAGACAGGAAAAGCCTTTGTAACGACACAAAACCATGGCTACGCGGTAAAGCCCGAAAGCTTGAACGAATTTAGAGTCTGGATGATTAATCTCGACGATAAGAGCGTTGAGGGGATTTATCATCCAAATAAACCGATTATAGCGACCCAATTCCATCCCGAGGCTTCTCCCGGACCTTTAGATTCAACTTGGGTCTTTGATCTTTTTGCAAAACTAATCAAAGGTGATGCTCATGGTTTCTAA
- the argH gene encoding argininosuccinate lyase, which translates to MYRKNLLGDINSEILSYISSMEEDKELVEEVIESLIAHVKVLTSQNLIPKEKGEKILGELKNLLKDPSPLFKIEAEDVHEAIEIYLKDKLGKDEGYLALGKSRNDHVASALRLKAKKLLIEQIKEVLTFRGILLEKARNHLNTIMPAFTHLQPAQPSTFAHYLCYIEETLATYTKALFFALEIVDNSPLGAGAVGGTSVPLNRKKLAGELFGGIIFNSINATSNRDFLGIACSIDVNLSIFLSRIAEDIVVFSTPQFNYLKLPNEHLATSSMMPQKRNPATMEIARAWGAESIGHLVALLTILKGLPTGYNLDMQEANKHAFKILKGTLETLKIFADLFAKIEVNEENLLRDAKIFPILATDIAEKVALISGRPYREVYGEIAKLVKESESVEEFYAKVREKYGIKVSLEERIKKPIIGSPNPEKVKEYIETAEKALEEDFSKLKFLTLKC; encoded by the coding sequence ATGTACAGGAAGAATCTGCTCGGTGATATAAACTCTGAAATCCTCTCCTATATTTCTTCAATGGAAGAAGATAAAGAGCTTGTTGAGGAGGTTATTGAGAGCTTAATAGCTCATGTAAAAGTCCTAACATCTCAAAATCTTATCCCTAAGGAGAAGGGAGAGAAAATACTAGGGGAGTTAAAAAACCTCCTCAAAGACCCTTCTCCGCTATTTAAAATTGAGGCTGAAGATGTTCACGAGGCGATTGAGATTTACCTAAAAGACAAGCTTGGCAAAGATGAGGGATACTTAGCTTTGGGAAAAAGCAGAAACGACCATGTTGCCTCTGCTTTAAGGCTAAAAGCAAAGAAACTTTTAATCGAGCAGATAAAGGAAGTGTTGACTTTTAGGGGAATTCTCCTAGAGAAGGCTAGAAATCACCTCAATACAATAATGCCGGCATTTACTCATTTACAGCCGGCACAACCTTCAACCTTCGCCCACTATTTATGCTACATAGAGGAAACATTAGCTACATACACGAAAGCCTTATTCTTTGCTCTTGAGATAGTTGATAACTCCCCCCTAGGTGCTGGAGCCGTAGGAGGAACTAGTGTCCCATTGAATAGGAAAAAGCTCGCTGGAGAGCTCTTCGGCGGGATAATCTTTAACTCTATAAATGCAACGAGCAATAGGGACTTCCTAGGAATAGCCTGTTCAATCGATGTAAACCTATCCATCTTCCTCTCAAGGATAGCCGAAGATATAGTGGTTTTTTCAACACCACAGTTCAACTACCTTAAGCTTCCAAATGAGCATTTAGCAACGAGTAGCATGATGCCCCAAAAGAGGAATCCAGCAACAATGGAAATAGCTAGAGCTTGGGGTGCTGAGAGCATAGGGCATCTCGTTGCATTGCTGACAATTTTGAAGGGCCTTCCAACGGGCTACAACTTGGATATGCAAGAAGCCAACAAGCACGCTTTCAAAATATTGAAGGGGACACTTGAAACGCTTAAGATTTTTGCTGACCTCTTTGCCAAAATTGAGGTCAATGAAGAGAACTTGCTGAGAGATGCAAAAATTTTCCCCATTTTAGCAACGGACATTGCTGAGAAAGTCGCTTTGATAAGTGGAAGACCATACAGAGAAGTTTACGGCGAGATAGCCAAGCTCGTAAAAGAATCTGAAAGTGTTGAAGAATTCTACGCCAAGGTTAGGGAGAAATATGGAATTAAAGTTAGTCTAGAGGAGAGAATTAAAAAGCCCATTATAGGCTCTCCAAATCCAGAAAAAGTCAAAGAATACATTGAAACGGCAGAAAAAGCTCTTGAAGAAGACTTCAGCAAGCTCAAGTTTTTGACATTAAAATGTTAA